In Pleuronectes platessa chromosome 5, fPlePla1.1, whole genome shotgun sequence, a single genomic region encodes these proteins:
- the wdr74 gene encoding WD repeat-containing protein 74, with product MGERSRLCSVWLGSETGILKGVSVSRKQAFNFCNTSHLSRDQELRALCWGDPAESELLVGAVDGTVKTFSTEKGEFTESRRCGDPEDGCFTGLAALGGSGLLTCGERGPVRVWREDSTEPVAELDAGKNVCRMRLSPVHPNRVATGGKENGLKIWDLERPEEPTFTAKNLRDDWLDLRRAHWVRDMAFIPETDKVVTCTGFHQIHVFDPSSPQRRPVLEADYGEYPLTALSLPAAGNTVVVGNTHGEIALLDLRKGLVRGCLKGLAGGVRWLQCHPSQPVVASCGLDRFLRIHGLEDRKLLHKVYLKSRLNCLLLSSRDLEDAAGEAGTEGVGEEVKDEEDEVWDTMEQVEEKPKRKTGEEEEEPQKKRKKKKKA from the exons ATGGGGGAGCGGAGCCGGCTGTGCTCCGTGTGGCTCGGCTCGGAGACCGGGATCCTGAAGGGGGTCAGCGTGTCCCGGAAACAGGCCTTCAACTTCTGCAACACGAGCCACCTGAGCCGGGACCAGGAGCTGCGGGCGCTGTGCTGGGGGGACCCGGCGGAGAGCGAGCTGCTGGTCGGGGCCGTGGACGGAACCGTGAAGACGTTCAGCACCGAGAAGGGCGAGTTCACCGAGAGCCGCCGCTGCGGGGACCCGGAGGACGGCTGCTTCACCGGGCTGGCGGCGCTCGGCGGCTCCGGGCTGCTCACCTGCGGGGAGCGCGGGCCGGTGCGGGTCTGGAGGGAGGACAGCACCGAGCCCGTCGCAGAACTGGACGCTGGGAAGAACGTGTGCAGGATGCGACTGAGCCCGGTTCATCCGAACAGGGTCGCGACCGGCGGGAAGGAGAACGGCCTGAAGATCTGGGACCTGGAGCGGCCGGAGGAACCCACGTTCACCGCCAAGAACCTGCGGGACGACTGGCTCGATCTGCGGAGGGCGCACTGGGTCCGAGACATGGCGTTCATCCCGGAGACCGACAAAGTGGTGACGTGCACAGGCTTCCatcag ATCCATGTCTTCGACCCGTCCTCCCCTCAGCGCCGGCCCGTCCTGGAGGCTGATTATGGCGAGTACCCGCTGACCGCCCTGTCCCTGCCCGCCGCCGGCAACACGGTGGTGGTGGGGAACACCCACGGAGAGATCGCCCTGCTGGACCTGAGGAAGGGTCTGGTGCGCGGCTGTCTGAAGGGCCTGGCGGGCGGCGTGCGCTGGCTGCAGTGTCACCCGTCCCAGCCGGTGGTGGCGTCCTGCGGCCTGGACCGCTTCCTCCGCATCCACGGCCTGGAGGACCGCAAGCTGCTGCACAAGGTCTACCTGAAGTCCCGACTCAACTGCCTCCTGCTGTCCAGCCGCGACCTGGAGGACGCAGCGGGGGAGGCGGGGACGGAGGGGgtgggtgaggaggtgaaggacgaggaggacgaggtgtGGGACACaatggagcaggtggaggagaagccGAAGAGGAAaacaggggaggaagaggaggaaccacagaagaagaggaaaaagaagaagaaagcctGA
- the zgc:162872 gene encoding BAR_ACAPs and ArfGap_ACAP domain-containing protein, with amino-acid sequence MDSLLDFEECVIDSPAFRLNLDQFEKEVSLLETNVDMVMKLCGRMVEAGQAYSSANQLFLSSLAELSICQKKENVITNCLNQFNQGLQEMVGFHTMLFDQTQRAISQQLTNLCTQFLPQLADTRRQFVRISEDLETAAVKSAQVSRHKAGEAERASHLLLATRKCYQHFALDYCLQLNTFKTQQRADILNSVFSFIQAQFTFFHQGFDLIRDLDPTMKTMAAQLSKLSTECAVKRKDLENNHLLVQQRDASGEPMVSPCPGSDDIIQGYLFKRSRRKSKTWKRCWFSIRDNQLIYRKSHKDEALVLFEDLRLCAIKSLDHIDRRFCFELLSVQKCCALQADSEQLKQAWLDALQGSIDLAYRERAGAPLTQPKQPPSLLCGGSDPPGPPAQKLAALGVALRGPGNRRCCDCGQEEPRWASINLGVTMCIECSGIHRSLGVHLSKVRSLTLDSWEAEQLKLVCVLGNDVMNQIYEARCSEEGGVKPSAHSSRAEKEMWIKEKYVEKRFVQNSCSDSDQRHRVDAGRRLYQAALDGDLVALAVALAEGAEVNGSIAEQEGRTGLIGAAVGGSLLACEFLLLNGANVNYRDLRGHGALHAAATAGHTGQVCLLLKRGANQYAVDERGQDPLAIAVETAHADIVTLLRMARMNEEMRDSEGVFGSVGDDQTFRDIFRDFSDMASHDPEKLSRRRFSRGGGENEEEEEERGRTGGTGKPVNRKVCDEETSE; translated from the exons ATGGACTCACTGCTGGACTTTGAGGAGTGTGTCATCGACTCACCTGcgttcag acTGAACCTGGATCAGTTTGAGAAGGAAGTTTCTCTGTTGGAGACAAACGTGGACATG GTGATGAAGCTGTGCGGCAGGATGGTGGAGGCGGGACAAGCGTACAGCTCAGCCAACCAGCTGTTCCTGAGCAGCCTGGCCGAGCTCTCCATTTGCCAGAAGAAGGAAAACGTCATCACA aacTGCCTGAACCAGTTTAACCAGGGTCTGCAGGAGATGGTCGGCTTCCACAct ATGTTGTTTGATCAGACTCAAAGAGCCATTAGCCAACAGCTGACCAACCTCTGCACACA gtTCCTCCCCCAGCTGGCAGACACCAGGCGGCAGTTTGTTCGGATCAGTGAGGATCTggagacagcagcagtgaagaGCGCTCAGGTGTCTCGCCACAAGGCCGGCGAGGCAGAGAGGGCCAGTCACCTGCTGCTCGCCACGCGCAAATGCTACCAGCACTTCGCCCTGGACTACTGTCTGCAG CTCAACACTTTCAAAACTCAGCAGAGGGCGGACATCCTAAACTCT gtCTTCTCCTTCATTCAGGCTCAGTTCACTTTCTTCCACCAAGGCTTCGACCTAATCAGAGACCTGGATCCCACCATGAAGACCATGGCAGCACag ttgTCCAAGCTGTCCACAGAGTGTGCGGTTAAAAGAAAAGACCTGGAGAACAACCACCTGCTGGTGCAGCAGAGA gatgcCTCGGGCGAGCCGATGGTCAGCCCGTGTCCTGGCAGTGATGACATCATCCAGGGTTATCTGTTCAAGCGTTCCAGGAGGAAATCCAAAACCTGGAAGAG ATGCTGGTTTTCCATCAGAGACaatcaacttatttacaggaaGTCGCACAAG gacgaaGCCCTGGTTCTGTTTGAGGACCTCAGACTCTGCGCCATCAAATCCCTGGATCACATCGATCGACGGTTCTGCTTCGAGCTGCTCTCCGTCCAGAA gtgctgTGCTCTGCAGGCCGACTCGGAGCAGCTGAAGCAGGCCTGGCTGGACGCTCTGCAGGGCAGCATCGACCTCGCCTACAGGGAGAGGGCCGGAGCTCCACTCACTCAG CCTAAAcagcccccctctctcctgtgtgGTGGGAGTGACCCTCCGGGCCCCCCCGCTCAGAAGCTGGCTGCCCTGGGCGTGGCCCTGAGGGGCCCCGGGAACCGGCGGTGCTGTGACTGCGGCCAGGAAGAGCCTCGCTGGGCCTCCATCAACCTGGGGGTCACCATGTGCATCGAGTGCTCCGGCATACACAG GAGCCTGGGTGTTCACCTGTCCAAGGTCCGATCCCTCACCCTGGACTCATGGGAGGCTGAACAGCtgaag CTCGTGTGTGTTTTGGGAAACGATGTCATGAACCAGATCTACGAGGCTCGATGTTCAGAAGAGGGAGGAGTCAAACCCTCCGCCCACAGCTCGCG agccGAGAAGGAGATGTGGATCAAAGAGAAATATGTGGAGAAGAGATTCGTGCAGAACAGCTGTTCAGACTCAGATC AGCGTCACAGGGTCGATGCCGGGCGGCGTCTGTACCAGGCGGCGTTGGACGGAGACCTGGTTGCTCTGGCAGTGGCGCTGGCTGAGGGGGCGGAGGTCAACGGCAGCATCGCCGAGCAGGAGGGGCGCACGGGGCTGATCGGAGCTGCTgtcggg GGGTCACTGTTGGCCTGTGAGTTCCTGCTGCTTAACGGAGCTAACGTCAACTACCGAGACCTGAGAGGACACGGAGCGCTACacgctgctgccactgctggaCACACTgg GCAGGTGTGTCTGCTGTTGAAGAGAGGAGCCAATCAGTACGCTGTGGATGAGAGAGGACAGGACCCATTGGCCATCGCAGTGGAGACAGCCCACGCTGACATTGTCACGCT GCTGCGGATGGCCCGGATGAATGAGGAGATGAGGGACTCAGAAGGAGTCTTTGGATCTGTTG GGGACGACCAGACGTTTCGGGACATCTTCCGAGACTTCAGCGACATGGCCTCTCACGACCCGGAGAAACTCAGCCGGCGGCGGTTcagcaggggaggaggggagaatgaggaggaggaagaggagagaggaagaacagGTGGAACAGGAAAACCTGTGAACAGGAAAGTCTGTGATGAAGAGACGTCGGAGTGA